A part of Arachis hypogaea cultivar Tifrunner chromosome 12, arahy.Tifrunner.gnm2.J5K5, whole genome shotgun sequence genomic DNA contains:
- the LOC112727038 gene encoding 18.1 kDa class I heat shock protein-like, with product MGFESNTQMDWKETRNSHIFEIDLPGFTKEDVNLELRQDRVICVRAERKAQEHEEEEEEEKKKLTWHCRERVGTSGVFSRELRLPENSKVDDIKASMRDGVLSITVAKDESKKKHKSHKKVVHIEQEHQGVGANNNNKGIGRFVCCKA from the coding sequence ATGGGGTTTGAATCCAACACCCAAATGGATTGGAAGGAGACACGTAATTCCCACATCTTCGAAATCGATCTTCCGGGTTTCACCAAGGAGGATGTGAACCTCGAATTACGCCAAGACAGAGTAATATGCGTCAGAGCAGAGAGAAaagcacaagaacatgaagaagaagaagaagaagagaaaaagaagctgACGTGGCATTGCAGGGAGAGAGTAGGGACAAGTGGGGTGTTTTCGAGGGAGTTGAGGTTGCCGGAGAATTCGAAAGTCGATGATATTAAGGCATCAATGCGTGATGGGGTGTTGTCGATAACAGTGGCTAAGGATGAGAGTAAGAAGAAGCACAAGAGCCACAAGAAAGTGGTTCACATAGAACAAGAACATCAAGGTGTTGGtgctaataacaataataaagggATTGGGCGTTTTGTTTGTTGCAAAGCTTAG
- the LOC112727039 gene encoding zinc finger CCCH domain-containing protein 1 — translation MADSDEVAKSAENQQTEQVCSFFRKPINKKNIRKRAIDSEDEGDDSKNENSLLHAQKKAPKPDNKLYFSTGPSKSSVSTEPSEESEKTGFHFESSKEIQVQHDSKATATLETETDFSRDARAIRERALKQAEESLKGKGTSSEDGKLYKGMNSYKDYKAGFRREQTIASEKAGGSHGPLRASAHIRVSARFDYQPDICKDYKETGYCGYGDSCKFMHDRGDYKSGWQLEKEWDEAEKARRMRLAAGEDADEESADLADSDDEDALPFACFICRKPFADPVVTKCKHYFCEHCALKHHAKNKKCFVCNQPTLGIFNVAHEIRKKMAEDKDK, via the exons AGCTTCTTCAGGAAACCAATTAATAAGAAGAATATAAGGAAACGTGCTATTGATAGTGAAGATGAGGGTGATGATTCAAAAAATGAAAACTCTTTGTTGCATGCTCAGAAGAAGGCTCCAAAGCCTGACAATAAGTTGTACTTTTCAACTGGCCCCTCGAAAAGCTCTGTTTCTACTGAACCAAGTGAAGAATCTGAAAAAACCGGTTTCCATTTCGAGTCTTCGAAAGAGATTCAAGTTCAACATGATAGCAAAGCAACAGCAACTCTAGAGACAGAGACCGACTTCTCCAGAGATGCTCGTGCAATCCGTGAACGTGCTCTTAAGCAAGCAGAAGAGAGTTTGAAGGGGAAAGGCACAAGTTCTGAGGATGGCAAACTATATAAGGGAATGAACAGTTACAAAGATTACAAGGCCGGCTTCCGGAGAGAGCAAACAATTGCTAGCGAAAAGGCTGGTGGTTCACATGGTCCTCTCAGGGCTTCGGCTCATATAAGAGTTTCAGCGAGATTTGATTATCAGCCTGATATATGTAAGGATTACAAGGAGACTGGTTACTGTGGGTATGGTGATTCCTGTAAGTTTATGCATGATCGAGGGGATTACAAGTCTGGATGGCAGTTGGAGAAGGAATGGGATGAAGCTGAGAAGGCAAGGAGGATGAGACTGGCTGCGGGTGAAGATGCGGACGAGGAAAGTGCTGATTTAGCTGATAGTGACGATGAAGATGCATTGccatttgcatgttttatttgtaGGAAGCCTTTTGCGGATCCTGTTGTAACCAAGTGCAAGCACTACTTCTGCGAGCATTGCGCCTTAAAG CATCATGCAAAGAACAAGAAGTGTTTTGTCTGCAACCAACCAACTCTCGGCATTTTCAATGTTGCCCATGAGATACGAAAGAAGATGGCTGAGGATAAAGATAAATGA